The stretch of DNA TCAGAAATAAAGGTTATACGCTTTTGATTGTTTACACGGGCCACTGCATATATACCCAATGAAATAGCAGCCGGCAGCACCAATCCTCCATTGTAATCAATATGCTCCCCAATAAGACAAAGTCTGCCGGGAGCAAAAAAAACACGGGCAGGTATTGTGCCTGAACCAAAAGCTTCGTTAAACTTATGTAGCAGGTGTGTAACCAAAACCATCGCAGCTGCACAAAAATAACAAGAGCATAAAAAGAATATGCTGCATCAACGGGCTCTGGTATAGTGCACGGTATAGCCCTGGGGGTAATGAATGTCCAGTAATACATCTGTAAGCCGCTTAATGTGCCAGTGCTCCAGGCTATATCGGTTATGATTGATGATTTCCAGCCTGTCACAATCCTGAAGCGTGTAGGTAATACTGTCGTGAACACCCGCCACTTCCAGTACTCCGGTGGAGCGGAATATAAGCGGAGCTCTTTGATCAAAAGGAGGCTGCGGCAACCACGTATATTCAACCAGATGAATGGGAAATATCGTGCAGGATGGTTTAAGAATGCCGTTATTCAGCGAACAGGAATTAATTAAAGCAAGAAAAAAAGAAAAAGCCAGTAATGTTCCTGCTCCTCTTACATATCCCCTCATGGTCCGTTCGTTCAGGTGTATGACTCAGGCTGGTATAATACGGTATGTTCCGTAGCTATGTTTCATTAGGAGCAGTTTATATTTGCCGGCATGTAAGAATACTTTTTGCCTATGAATCAGCATTTTGAAGCTTTACAAAGTCGGGTAAAAAAGGGGACGGATGTATTTATTGCCCCTGGGGCTATTGTTATCGGTGATGTGTATCTGGGCGATCAGGTCTCCGTGTGGTATCATGCCGTTTTACGCGGAGATTCCGACAAAATCACTATCGGCAACAGAACCAACATTCAGGATGGGGTTATCATTCACGTAGATCCCGGGGTGCCTGTCTTCATCGGACAAGACAATGTGGTGGGGCATGGAGCCATCCTGCACGGATGCACTGTTGGCAACAACAATCTTATTGGTATGCGTTCCACTATATTGAATAATGCACGTATCGGCAACTGCTGCATCATTGGCGCCAACACGCTGATAACCGAAAACATGGAAGTGCCGGACTACTCTATGGTGTTAGGTTCTCCGGGAAAGATCGTCAGGCAACTTCCCCCGGAAACAGGAAATTTAATTCTTCGCGGAGTGGAAGAGTATATCCGGAAAGCACAGGCTTATCTCAAGCCTCCGCCTCTCTATTAAACATTGTCTGAAGTTGAAAATTCTTCTTATCCGGTTTAGCTCTATCGGTGATATTGTACTCACCACTCCGGTAATCCGTTGCCTAAAGCAGCAGGTTAAAGACGCAGAAGTGCACTACCTCACCAAACCGGCATACCGGGAAATCCTGATTGGTAATCCCTTTTTAGACGCCATTCACACTCTCTCAGGCAGCGCTATCAGCACGGCTCTTAACCTCAGGAAAGAACATTATCATTGGATAATTGACCTGCATAACAATCCTCGTTCATGGCTTGTAAAAAGTATCATCAATGTCCAAAATCGCAGTTTCCATAAACAAAACATAGACAAATGGTTGCTTGTACATCTGCATTTCCGCAGATCACCTATCCGGCATGTAGTACATCGCTACCTGGATACAGTTAGGTTTTTGCACGTGGTGGACGATGGGAAGGGGCTGGATTATTTCATACCCCCAGAGGAAGAAGTAGTAGTCAGCGCTCTTTCACCTTTGCTGGGCAGCGGGTATATTGCGTGGGTTATTGCAGCAGCGCATAACACCAAAAAATTCCCGGCTGAAAAAATTATTCGTGCATGCAAAATGATGCACAAGCCGGTAGTGTTAATCGGAGGCAAAACGGAATTTGAAGAAGGCGAAATGATCAGGCGGGCCATTGGCGAACGGGTTATCAATGCATGCGGCAAATTTTCCATTAACCAATCCGCCTCG from Chitinophagales bacterium encodes:
- a CDS encoding gamma carbonic anhydrase family protein, translated to MNQHFEALQSRVKKGTDVFIAPGAIVIGDVYLGDQVSVWYHAVLRGDSDKITIGNRTNIQDGVIIHVDPGVPVFIGQDNVVGHGAILHGCTVGNNNLIGMRSTILNNARIGNCCIIGANTLITENMEVPDYSMVLGSPGKIVRQLPPETGNLILRGVEEYIRKAQAYLKPPPLY
- a CDS encoding glycosyl hydrolase; its protein translation is MKILLIRFSSIGDIVLTTPVIRCLKQQVKDAEVHYLTKPAYREILIGNPFLDAIHTLSGSAISTALNLRKEHYHWIIDLHNNPRSWLVKSIINVQNRSFHKQNIDKWLLVHLHFRRSPIRHVVHRYLDTVRFLHVVDDGKGLDYFIPPEEEVVVSALSPLLGSGYIAWVIAAAHNTKKFPAEKIIRACKMMHKPVVLIGGKTEFEEGEMIRRAIGERVINACGKFSINQSASLIRQATAVVSNDTGMMHIAAAFSKPLVSLWGNTVPAFGMYPYYGSHSGPHALLETEGLPCRPCSKLGFNRCPRKHFFCMQQIDEQQIVALLNCFDR